The Bacilli bacterium genome includes the window TGCAGCGATCATATATGTACCCGCCTGTATGCGGTCGGGTATGATCGAATGCCTGCATCCTCTCAAGCTGTCCGTTCCTTCAATGCGAATTGTTTCCGTACCCGCGCCTTTTATCTTTGCGCCCATTGCGTTCAACAGCGTGGCGACATCGATAATTTCCGGCTCCTTCGCCGCATTTTCGATCACCGTGAGCCCCTCGGCTTTCGCGGCGGCCAGCATAATATTGATCGTCGCGCCGACGCTGGCAACGTCCAGATAAATTTTGGCGCCCGTCAATTTCTTGGCGCTCAGCCGAATGGAACCATGCTCGTTCGTTACGGTTGCTCCCAGCGCTTCAAAACCTTTTATATGCTGATCGATCGGGCGGGGTTCGAAATTGCAGCCTCCCGGCATGCCGATAACCGCCTCGCCGAATTTGCCAAGCATGGCTCCCATCAAATAATAAGAGGCCCGCAGCATTTTCACTTTGCCATTGGGCATCGCCACAGGTTTTATATTTGCCGGATCGATCATCATCGTATCGCCTTTCCAGGCGACATTTGCCCCGATTTCGGTCAGCAATTCGGCGTATGTGGCCACGTCGCGCACGTTGGGCAAATTATCCAGCGTTACGGCAGATTCAGCCAATATAGCAGCAGGTATTAGCGCGATGGCGCTATTTTTCGCTCCGCTAATCTGAATCGTCCCGCGCAGAGGTTTACCGCCTGCTACCATCAATTTCTCCATGTAGGTAAAATCCCCCTCTACGAACTTGGAAGGGAATTATGCCGTATTTGCACAACTCCCTGCAAACATGCATTATCGAGGTTTCCGCATTTTGGCGGTCAAGCCTGATTACTGCTTCCGAACAATCTGATTTTGCCTTGTACAACTTCAATCATTGCTTGTCTTGCCGGACCCAAATACTTGCGCGGGTCGTAAACGTTCGCGTCTTTTCCGAGAACTTCGCGGATTTTTGCCGTACAAGCGACTTGATTTTCCGTATTGACATTGATTTTGCCCGCCCCGGCGGCAATCGCCTTGCGGATATCGTCATCCGGCACGCCGGAGCCGCCATGCAGCACAACAGGTACCGGTATGTGTGCGGCGACTTCCGCAATGATATCAAAATGAATCTTCGGTTCTCCCTTGTACATGCCGTGGGCCGTACCCACCGCAATCGCCAACGCGTCGACGCCGGTTTCTTCCCAAAAACGAATCGCTTCGTCCGGTTTGGCAAGGTTGGCGCTTTCCGCGTCAACGCTTATATCGTCTTCAACGCCGCCGATTGTGCCAAGCTCCCCTTCCACGGAAACGCCCATCGCGTGCGCCGCTTTTACGATCTCTTTCGTTAACCGGATGTTTTCTTCGTATGGGTGATGGGAACCGTCAAACATGACGGAAGAAAACCCGGCGCGGATGCACTTCATTGCCACCGCAAAACTGCTGCCGTGGTCAAGGTGTAGCGCGATCGGCAAGCCGGATTTTTTGGCCGCCGCTTCGGCGATCGCTACCGTGTATTCTATTCCCATATATGTAAGCGCGCCCTCGCTAACCCCGAAAATAATCGGGGACTTCTCCATCATCGCCGCTTCCGTGATCGCTTGCGTAAATTCCAGATTATTAATGTTAAATTGTCCTACGGCAAATTTATTTTTTTTTGCTTTCGGCAAAAACTCATTCATGGAAACAAGTGGCATCTGTCTGCTCCTTCACTTTTTTGGAGGGTTCTTCATATTCTGACCTATTATATCATAGAAAACAGAAAGAAAGCACCTGTTTCGGTGCTTCAACCGTACGGGTCACGAACTGGCTACAAGCTTTGTGGGCGGACCTTGCTTAAGTTCATTATTCACCGCCATCCGCAATTCGTCAATGTCGAACGGTTTGGTGAAGTGCATCAATGCTCCCAAATCACTCGCTTCCTTGATCATATCCAATTCCCCGTACGCCGTCATCATGATCACTTTGATTTCTTTGTTCATCGCCTTCATGTGCTTTAAAATTTCCAGCCCGTCCATGCCAGGAATCTTCATGTCCAACAGCACGATATCGGGAGAGTGTCTGGCGACGATCTCCAGCGCTGTTTTCCCGTTGCCGGCTTGAAATGTTTCGTAGCCTTCGCTTCCGAACACTTCAACAAGCAAAATGCGGATTCCGTTCTGGTCATCGACAATTAATACTTTTTTCTTTTCCACTTGCGCTCCTCCTCAAAATACCAACTGCATGATTTTTCAGACAATTTTTGCGCAATTATAAATGTTCGCCATTATCAATCAATTTCCTGCCGGAAAAGTTGAATTACATAAACATTTTTCCCAGTTAACACCATAATGTTCGATAATTAGCTTTTATTGCTCTTGCAAAAATCTGCTGCCGGCAATTCCCGGGGTTGTCATCTGTACAGGATTCAAAATTTCATCCAATTCTTCTTTCGTCAACAGTCCGCGTTCCAGACAGATCTCTTTTACGGTTTGTCCCGTCTTCATCGCTTCCTTGACGATTTGCGCCGCGACCTCATAGCCGAGATGCGGATTCAGCGCGGTCATCACGCCGAAACTTTCGTTTACATAAGCGCGGCATCTGTCGCGATTTGCCGTCATTCCCTGCAGGGCGTACCGGCAAAAAACATGGACGCCGTTTTTTAAAATTTTCAACGATTGCAGCAAATTAAAGGCAATGACCGGTCCCATCACATTCAATTCAAATTGGCCCGCTTCGCAAGCCAGGCAAATGGTATGATCGTTGCCGATCACCTGAAAAGCAATCTGGTTGACCACTTCCGCCATCACCGGATTTACTTTTCCCGGCATAATGGAAGAGCCCGGCTGCCTGGGAGGCAGTTGCAATTCATTCAGCCCGGCGCGCGGCCCCGAAGCCATCAAACGGATATCGTTCATGATTTTGGACAGGTTGACGGCGCACACTTTCAAATCGGCGGAAAGCTCCGTGTAAGCATCCGTATTTTGGGTCGCATCGACCAGATCATCCGCTCTGCGAACGGCTATCTGTGTTTGCTCCGCCAAATAAGCCGTAACTTTTTCGATATACTCCGGCTTGGCGTTCAGTCCGGTTCCGACAGCCGTTGCGCCCATATTGACGAATAAAATCTTGCCGGCTGCCGCGGACAAGCGGGCGATATCCCGACCGACCACTTTGGCGTATGCGGCGAACTCCTGTCCCATGCGAATCGGTACCGCGTCTTGCAAATGGGTCCGGCCCATTTTCAGGCAATCGTCGAATTGTTCCGCTTTTTCCTGAAATCCTTGCTGAAGCTCGGTCAGCTGCTCAATCAATTGTTCCGCCAATTTATATGCGGCCAATTTTATGGCAGTGGGAATCGTATCGTTCGTCGATTGCGACATATTGACATGGTTGTTGGGACTGCAGTAAAAATAGTTACCTTTCTCCTTGCCCATAATCTCCAACGCGCGATTGGCCAGCACTTCATTCATATTCATGTTGATGGAAGTGCCCGCGCCGCCCTGAATCGAGTCGACGATAAATTGGCCAAAATGCCGCCCGGCAATCACTTCATCCGCCGCTTCGACAATTGCCGCGCCAATGCGCCTGTTTAACATATGCACGTCCATATTCGCCCTCGCCGCCGCTTTTTTAACTTGCGCCAACGCGACGATCAACTCTTCGTGGACGGGTATGCCGGTAATCGGAAAATTTTCCACCGCCCGCAATGTCTGAACGCCATAATAGGCTTCGCGCGGAACTTCTTTTTCGCCCAAAAAGTCGGACTCAATGCGCACGTCCATATCAGGCCGCCTCCCGGGACTTTCCATAAGGAAAGTTTTTTCAATATATAAAATAGCCCTATCGAATCGAAAAATTCAATAGGGCCATTCATTATGGCAATTTTATTGGTTTTGCAACAGCGCCGCTTTGACAAACTCGCGGAAGAGCGGCTGCGGACGATTCGGCCGCGACGTAAATTCGGGATGGAACTGTACGGCCAGAAACCACGGATGTTCTTTCAGCTCGATGATTTCCACCAGCCTTCCGTCCGGCGACGTTCCGGAAATGACCAGGCCTTTGCTTACCAGCAAATCCCTAAATTCGTTGTTGAATTCGTAACGATGCCGATGGCGTTCGTAAATCAATTCGTCCTGATAACATTTCATCGCCAGCGAATCGTTAGCCAGCTTGCATGGATAAAGGCCCAGGCGCATCGTGCCGCCCAAATCCTCGATATCTTTTTGCTCGGGAAGCAGGTCGATAACCGGATACGGCGTTGTCGGCTGGATCTCGGAACTGTTCGCTCCCGCCAGTTTGGCGAGCGAGCGGGCGAATTCCACCACCGCAACTTGCATCCCCAGGCAAATTCCGAAGAAGGGGATGCGCGCTTCTCTTGCGTAGCGGATTGCGGCGACTTTGCCTTCAATGCCGCGGTCGCCAAATCCGCCCGGCACCAGGATGCCTTGCGCGCCTTTCAGCAACTCGGCGACATTGTCGTCGGTAACTTCTTCGGCATTGATCCAACGGATGTTCACTTCCGTATTGCTGTAGATGCCCGCATGCCCCAGCGCTTCCACGATGCTCAAATAGGCGTCGTGCAGCGACACGTATTTGCCGACGATGGCGATTTCCGTTTTGTGCTTCAAGTTTTTGACGCGCTTGACAAGCTGTTCCCATTCTTTCATATCCGGCTGATCGCAGTTCAATTCCAGGTGATTGACGACAATCTCGTCAAGCCCTTGCGCCCGCAACATAAGCGGCACATCGTAGAGCGTGTCCGCATCGCGGCACTCAATGACGGCTTCGGGATCGGTGTCGCAAAACAAAGCGATCTTGCGTTTCATTTCGTCGGACAACGGATGCTCCGTGCGGCAAACGATCACTTGCGGCTGAATGCCGATGGAACGCAGTTCCTTGACGCTGTGCTGGGTAGGCTTCGTCTTCACTTCTCCTGCCGCCTTCAGATAAGGAATCAGGGTGACATGTATGTACATGACGTTTTCCCGACCCATATCGGTTTTCATCTGCCTGATGGCTTCCAAAAACGGCAGGCTTTCAATGTCGCCAACCGTGCCGCCGATTTCGGTAATCACGACATCGGAATGGGTTTCCCTCGCCGCGCGCATAATTCGCTCTTTGATTTCATTCGTAATGTGCGGAATCACTTGCACCGTGCCGCCCAGGTATTCTCCCCGGCGTTCTTTCGTGATGACGGACGAATAAACTTTCCCCGCGGTCACGTTGCTGTTTTTGGATAAATTGATGTCGATAAAACGCTCATAATGCCCCAGGTCAAGATCCGTCTCCGCCCCGTCATCCGTAACAAACACCTCGCCGTGCTGATAAGGACTCATGGTCCCCGGATCGACGTTGATGTAAGGATCAAACTTTTGAATGGTTACTTTCAAGCCCCGATTCTTCAGCAATCTTCCCAATGATGCAGCGGTAATTCCCTTGCCAAGCGAAGAAACTACGCCACCGGTTACAAAAATATATTTGGTCATAATCGAATATGCCCCCTCATTCCAAAAAATATGACAATTCTTCGCTTGCATTTTTCCCGTCCGAACAAAAAAAAAAGAAAAGTGACACCCGTCGCCGGGGCACTTTCAACTGTCCATTCTTTTACAGTACACATGTACAGTACACATAAAAATGTGTAGCCCAAAAAATAGTTTAACCCGCCGCACAATTGATGTCAAGCGGACGAATGGCCTGATATTTTACTTGATATTACTTGTCTTCGTCATAATCTTCATCCGCGTCGGCGGCAAAATCTTCGTCCAAATCGACATCTTCATCATCGTTTACGACGTCTTCGTCTTCGCTGATCTCATCATCCAGACCTTCGTCCAGATCTTCATCCAAATCGCCCAAATCTTCATCGGCGTCTTCATCTTCGTAAATGTCCGCTTCGTCATCTTCGACGATGGAATCAAAATCTTCATCGTCCTGCTCGTATGCTTCCTCTTCTTCGTAAATATCCTCGTCGTCCAAATCATCGTCATCATCGTTGATAATGCGCGGACGAGCCGACCCGCCCATAGCGTCATCGGTCTTGTCGACAGGATACCATCGTTTCAGTCCCCATAAATTTGCTCCGACACAGGCAAAACGGCCGTCAATATTAATCTCGGTGTACAATTGGGCGATTACCCGGTTCACTTCCGAATCGCTGATGCCTTTGATTTTGGCAATTTCCTGCATTAAATCACGATAATACATCGGTGAATTCGCTTGTTTCAAAATCATAAAGGCCAAATCGACCATGGGCATTTCTCTGGCCTGTTCTTCCGAGATCTTTAACGCGTTTTGGCTGCTCATCGGCAGACACATCCTTTCGAACCTGCGATTATCACCATATAGTAAAACCTATTTTATGCAAAATTGCAACACCACCGCCGGAAAATACGGGCACAATCCCCAAGCGCCGTCAATTGTTCAAACATACAATACGACATGTACAGGAAGCTAACGCGACGGCTATCCGTATATCTTGCATGTATGGGGGGAGTTTCGCTTGAATCTCGCCAAACTGCTCCATTTGTTGCAGGATGAAGTGCACCCGGAAAAAGATCCGGCAACAAAAACCATTATCCGCTTCCATAATCCCGATGAATTCGCGGCGTGTTTGCTGCAGCTTCACAAAATAAACGACGAAAACATTTGCAAAGCCGTTAAACCGATCCGCACCATTAAAGCAATGGTATGCCCCTTGCATTCACCCGAGCCGTTTGCGCGTTTTTCCGACCGGTTGTCCGTTGAGCCGGATTACCAAATTCGCCTTCACGCGTTTGGCTTCAATTTTTTGAACCCCTTTTACAATCAGCAACCGCCCAGAAATTTCGAGCCCGAGCAAAAAATCCCCTGGGGAGTAAAGCGCATCAAGGCGCCTCTGGTGTGGAAAAGAAGCAAAGGGAATCGGGTCAAAATCGGGGTTGTCGATACCGGAGTAGACTTCAGGCATCCGGACTTGCGCGCGTGCCTGGCGAGGGGCATCAATTTGTTTAACCAATATACGCTCCCCTATGACGACAACGGGCATGGAACCCATATCGCCGGAACGATCGCCGCCTACAACCCGACAAGCGGCATGACCGGAGTTGCGCCGAAAGCGATCATCTATCCGGTCAAAGCATTCGACCGCAGCGGCAGCGCATTCGTGTCGGACATTATTATGGGCATTGACTGGTGCGTTGCCAACCGCATGGATATCATCAATATGAGTTTCGGCATGAAACCGCGCAGCGAGGCGCTTCTGGAAGCCGTCAAAGCGGCCTATCGCTCCGGCGTCATTATTGTCTCATCGTCCGGCAACGACGGGTTGAAAGGCAGCGTCGATTACCCGGCGCGTTTTCCGCAGACGATTGCCGTGGGCGCAAGCAACAAGCAGAACAAAATCGCTTCTTTTACGAATCGCGGCAAAGAGATTGACGCCTATGCCCCGGGGGCGCAAATTTTCTCAACCTGGACGGCGGGCAAATATAACGAATTAAGCGGCACTTCGATGGCCACGTCGCATGTGACCGGCTTGATCGCCCTGATCCTTGCTTACCGCCCCGGCTTGTCGCTGAAAAAGGTAAAACGGGTTTTAAAGCTGTCGTCTTCTCCCGTTTCGGCATCCAAAAAAAATCCGGGCGTCGGCCTGGTAAACGCGTTTCACGCGCTGGATTTGAGCAGAAAAATAGCCGCCGCCGCAAAAAGCGGCAAGCGGGCAAACCGCCGCTAATCGTTATGCGGCAACGTTAGCGGCGCAATATTCAGAGCGAGATGGAACGCGCCGATATGCTGATCGTTTGCTTGCAGCGCATACGTCCAGGCGAATGTCCCGAACCCGGCAAGCAATTGATTGTCCATCGCCTCCGTGAAGATGTCAAGATAAAGCACCGCCGCGCCGGTCCGCACGGTGCCGCGCGTTTTTTGGCCGGCAATATGCGTAAGATCCGTCTCGATCGCCCCATGCCGCTTGATGCGCAAAACGCCGTCGGGCGATATTTTGATGATGGACGTGACGCGGCCGTTTTGGTTGTCTTCTTCCGTATAATGCAAAAAGAGGCTGCCCGCTTTGCGGTACAGCTCGCCGATTGCCGAAAGCTCCGATCTGTCGCCGTTTGCGACACCGGAAAGGCGAATTTGCACTGTTTCTTTGTCGGGCATCCGCACCTTATTTCACAAATCCCAACAAGATTTCCCGCACCAGTTTGGCCGCGACAATCGGCGTTTGTTCCGTCGGATCGTACACGGGCGACACTTCCACCACATCCGCTCCGACGATGTTTGCCTGCGAGCGCGAAATCAGGTGAATCGCCTGCAAAAGTTCCCGCGACGTGATGCCGCCCGCTTCCGCGGTGCCGGTTCCCGGCGCCGCCGACGGATCCAGCACGTCAATATCGATTGTGACGTAGACCGGCCGGCCCGCCAACTCCGGCAGCGCCTTTTGCAGCGGCTCCGCCACGGTAAACGGGTAAAAGTGCGTGTTTGCCCGGGCGTATGCGAATTCTTCCTTTGTGCCGGAGCGGATGCCGAACTGGTACACGTTATT containing:
- a CDS encoding S8 family peptidase produces the protein MNLAKLLHLLQDEVHPEKDPATKTIIRFHNPDEFAACLLQLHKINDENICKAVKPIRTIKAMVCPLHSPEPFARFSDRLSVEPDYQIRLHAFGFNFLNPFYNQQPPRNFEPEQKIPWGVKRIKAPLVWKRSKGNRVKIGVVDTGVDFRHPDLRACLARGINLFNQYTLPYDDNGHGTHIAGTIAAYNPTSGMTGVAPKAIIYPVKAFDRSGSAFVSDIIMGIDWCVANRMDIINMSFGMKPRSEALLEAVKAAYRSGVIIVSSSGNDGLKGSVDYPARFPQTIAVGASNKQNKIASFTNRGKEIDAYAPGAQIFSTWTAGKYNELSGTSMATSHVTGLIALILAYRPGLSLKKVKRVLKLSSSPVSASKKNPGVGLVNAFHALDLSRKIAAAAKSGKRANRR
- a CDS encoding CTP synthase, with the protein product MTKYIFVTGGVVSSLGKGITAASLGRLLKNRGLKVTIQKFDPYINVDPGTMSPYQHGEVFVTDDGAETDLDLGHYERFIDINLSKNSNVTAGKVYSSVITKERRGEYLGGTVQVIPHITNEIKERIMRAARETHSDVVITEIGGTVGDIESLPFLEAIRQMKTDMGRENVMYIHVTLIPYLKAAGEVKTKPTQHSVKELRSIGIQPQVIVCRTEHPLSDEMKRKIALFCDTDPEAVIECRDADTLYDVPLMLRAQGLDEIVVNHLELNCDQPDMKEWEQLVKRVKNLKHKTEIAIVGKYVSLHDAYLSIVEALGHAGIYSNTEVNIRWINAEEVTDDNVAELLKGAQGILVPGGFGDRGIEGKVAAIRYAREARIPFFGICLGMQVAVVEFARSLAKLAGANSSEIQPTTPYPVIDLLPEQKDIEDLGGTMRLGLYPCKLANDSLAMKCYQDELIYERHRHRYEFNNEFRDLLVSKGLVISGTSPDGRLVEIIELKEHPWFLAVQFHPEFTSRPNRPQPLFREFVKAALLQNQ
- a CDS encoding UDP-N-acetylglucosamine 1-carboxyvinyltransferase, producing MEKLMVAGGKPLRGTIQISGAKNSAIALIPAAILAESAVTLDNLPNVRDVATYAELLTEIGANVAWKGDTMMIDPANIKPVAMPNGKVKMLRASYYLMGAMLGKFGEAVIGMPGGCNFEPRPIDQHIKGFEALGATVTNEHGSIRLSAKKLTGAKIYLDVASVGATINIMLAAAKAEGLTVIENAAKEPEIIDVATLLNAMGAKIKGAGTETIRIEGTDSLRGCRHSIIPDRIQAGTYMIAAAATQGDVTVDNIIPKHLEALTAKLQEMGVHVYEMDESIRVIGQKHYESVDVKALVYPGFATDLQSPMTSLLTQAKGVSIITDYVYNNRFKHVPELLRMGARIKLEGRSAVIEYSELTAAKVRAHDLRAGAALVIAGLTAASGVTEVSGLEYIDRGYDNLVENLVQLGAEVWRENESPHSFASVAQF
- the aspA gene encoding aspartate ammonia-lyase, with amino-acid sequence MDVRIESDFLGEKEVPREAYYGVQTLRAVENFPITGIPVHEELIVALAQVKKAAARANMDVHMLNRRIGAAIVEAADEVIAGRHFGQFIVDSIQGGAGTSINMNMNEVLANRALEIMGKEKGNYFYCSPNNHVNMSQSTNDTIPTAIKLAAYKLAEQLIEQLTELQQGFQEKAEQFDDCLKMGRTHLQDAVPIRMGQEFAAYAKVVGRDIARLSAAAGKILFVNMGATAVGTGLNAKPEYIEKVTAYLAEQTQIAVRRADDLVDATQNTDAYTELSADLKVCAVNLSKIMNDIRLMASGPRAGLNELQLPPRQPGSSIMPGKVNPVMAEVVNQIAFQVIGNDHTICLACEAGQFELNVMGPVIAFNLLQSLKILKNGVHVFCRYALQGMTANRDRCRAYVNESFGVMTALNPHLGYEVAAQIVKEAMKTGQTVKEICLERGLLTKEELDEILNPVQMTTPGIAGSRFLQEQ
- a CDS encoding DUF1934 domain-containing protein, which produces MPDKETVQIRLSGVANGDRSELSAIGELYRKAGSLFLHYTEEDNQNGRVTSIIKISPDGVLRIKRHGAIETDLTHIAGQKTRGTVRTGAAVLYLDIFTEAMDNQLLAGFGTFAWTYALQANDQHIGAFHLALNIAPLTLPHND
- a CDS encoding response regulator, which encodes MEKKKVLIVDDQNGIRILLVEVFGSEGYETFQAGNGKTALEIVARHSPDIVLLDMKIPGMDGLEILKHMKAMNKEIKVIMMTAYGELDMIKEASDLGALMHFTKPFDIDELRMAVNNELKQGPPTKLVASS
- the fba gene encoding class II fructose-1,6-bisphosphate aldolase, whose product is MPLVSMNEFLPKAKKNKFAVGQFNINNLEFTQAITEAAMMEKSPIIFGVSEGALTYMGIEYTVAIAEAAAKKSGLPIALHLDHGSSFAVAMKCIRAGFSSVMFDGSHHPYEENIRLTKEIVKAAHAMGVSVEGELGTIGGVEDDISVDAESANLAKPDEAIRFWEETGVDALAIAVGTAHGMYKGEPKIHFDIIAEVAAHIPVPVVLHGGSGVPDDDIRKAIAAGAGKINVNTENQVACTAKIREVLGKDANVYDPRKYLGPARQAMIEVVQGKIRLFGSSNQA
- the rpoE gene encoding DNA-directed RNA polymerase subunit delta, with product MSSQNALKISEEQAREMPMVDLAFMILKQANSPMYYRDLMQEIAKIKGISDSEVNRVIAQLYTEINIDGRFACVGANLWGLKRWYPVDKTDDAMGGSARPRIINDDDDDLDDEDIYEEEEAYEQDDEDFDSIVEDDEADIYEDEDADEDLGDLDEDLDEGLDDEISEDEDVVNDDEDVDLDEDFAADADEDYDEDK